A region of Nostoc sp. 'Peltigera membranacea cyanobiont' N6 DNA encodes the following proteins:
- a CDS encoding glycoside hydrolase family 15 protein, whose product MVKIIGQGQAFGSPGIEPRWTHANKDGVGTAYSTSSHVWFTIWNGIVTEVYHPTVDRPQIRDLQYLISDGKSFFHEEKRHLKSKVEHLWTYGLGYRITNSDPDGRYTIIKEVIADPHFSCILQHTKLTGERDFLSQLHLYALCAPHLEVGGRGNNGYVIEVAGHQILTAEKEGSWVVLGATVPFSHLSCGYVGESDGWTDLVDNFQMDWEFGQAVDGNISLTGELNLDGGDEFTLGLAFGSNLHNAISTLFQSLNIPFEQQKQQYNEQWKRSRRNIRPLEDVSDDEGKLYHSSISLLLAHEDKAYPGALIASLAIPWGEAKDDEDQGGYHLVWTRDMVSSVTGLIAAGETETAVRSLIYLATSQQQDGGFPQNFWVDGKPYWTGIQLDEVAFPILLAWLLHQQNTCLNFDIYPMILRAAGYLIRHGPATQQERWEENSGYSPSTLASNIAALICAAQFIRERGDQTTAEFIEEYADFLESHIEAWTVTTEGTLVSGIKRHYIRITPTDINSPEPNENPNQGTIFISSQSPGELAEFPAKEIVDGGFLQLVRYGIRKPDDPIIVDSVKVIDAVLKVDTLAGPCWHRYNHDGYGQQEDGSPYTAYGKGRAWPLLTGERGHYELAAGGDVKTYIKAMEGFASNTCLLPEQVWDEADQPESHMYLGKPTGSAMPLMWAHAEYIKLLRSNHDDRVFDLIPEVANRYLGERQKCKSLEIWKFNRQIDKVKKGYTLRIHALASFQLHWSEDNWQTAKDTPSTATKLGVSFVDISVFDSQEQPISFTFFWIESSKWEQRNYTVVVE is encoded by the coding sequence ATGGTAAAGATTATTGGTCAAGGACAGGCTTTTGGTTCACCGGGTATCGAGCCTCGATGGACTCATGCGAACAAAGATGGAGTCGGAACAGCTTACTCTACCTCTAGTCATGTTTGGTTTACTATCTGGAACGGTATTGTTACTGAAGTCTATCATCCTACAGTAGATCGACCCCAAATTCGGGATTTACAGTACCTCATTTCTGATGGTAAAAGCTTTTTTCATGAAGAGAAACGCCATCTCAAATCAAAAGTAGAACATTTGTGGACTTACGGTTTGGGATACCGCATTACTAATTCCGATCCCGATGGGCGCTATACAATCATCAAAGAAGTTATTGCTGACCCGCATTTCTCCTGTATTTTACAGCACACAAAATTAACAGGAGAGCGCGATTTTCTCTCCCAACTCCACCTATATGCTTTATGTGCGCCGCATCTGGAAGTTGGAGGTAGAGGTAACAATGGTTACGTCATAGAAGTTGCTGGTCATCAAATTCTAACGGCTGAGAAAGAAGGATCGTGGGTGGTGCTGGGTGCAACAGTTCCCTTTAGCCATCTTTCCTGTGGCTACGTTGGTGAAAGTGATGGTTGGACAGATTTGGTTGATAATTTCCAGATGGATTGGGAATTTGGTCAAGCTGTGGATGGCAATATTAGTCTGACAGGAGAACTAAATCTGGATGGTGGTGATGAGTTTACTTTAGGACTGGCATTTGGCAGCAATCTGCATAATGCGATTTCTACGCTATTTCAGTCGCTTAATATTCCTTTTGAACAGCAGAAGCAACAATACAACGAACAGTGGAAACGATCGCGCCGCAATATCCGACCCCTAGAAGATGTTTCTGATGACGAAGGTAAGTTGTATCACAGCAGCATTAGTTTGCTTTTAGCACATGAAGACAAAGCCTATCCAGGTGCTTTAATCGCCTCCCTTGCCATCCCTTGGGGTGAAGCCAAAGATGACGAAGACCAAGGGGGATATCATCTTGTCTGGACGCGGGATATGGTCAGTAGTGTAACAGGTTTGATCGCTGCTGGCGAAACTGAAACAGCAGTGCGATCGCTGATTTATCTGGCCACTAGTCAGCAGCAAGATGGCGGTTTTCCCCAAAATTTCTGGGTTGATGGTAAACCTTACTGGACAGGCATCCAGCTTGATGAGGTAGCATTTCCCATTCTGTTGGCATGGTTATTGCACCAGCAGAATACTTGCTTAAACTTTGATATTTACCCCATGATTTTACGGGCAGCAGGTTATTTAATTCGTCACGGCCCAGCTACCCAACAAGAACGTTGGGAAGAAAATAGCGGTTATTCACCATCAACACTAGCATCCAATATTGCCGCCTTAATTTGTGCCGCTCAATTTATTCGCGAACGTGGCGATCAAACAACGGCAGAATTCATAGAAGAATATGCTGATTTTTTAGAATCTCATATCGAAGCTTGGACAGTTACTACTGAAGGAACTTTAGTTTCTGGCATCAAACGCCATTATATTCGGATTACCCCTACAGATATTAATAGTCCTGAACCCAACGAAAATCCTAACCAAGGAACTATTTTTATCAGCAGTCAATCTCCTGGTGAACTAGCAGAATTTCCCGCGAAGGAAATTGTCGATGGCGGGTTTCTACAATTAGTACGCTATGGAATTCGCAAGCCTGATGACCCGATTATTGTTGATTCTGTCAAAGTAATTGATGCAGTTTTAAAAGTAGATACACTTGCTGGGCCTTGTTGGCATCGTTATAATCACGACGGCTATGGACAGCAAGAAGATGGCAGTCCTTACACTGCTTATGGTAAGGGACGCGCTTGGCCTCTGTTGACAGGAGAACGAGGACATTATGAATTAGCTGCTGGCGGCGATGTCAAAACATACATCAAGGCAATGGAAGGATTTGCTTCAAACACTTGTTTGCTACCAGAACAGGTTTGGGATGAAGCAGATCAACCTGAAAGCCACATGTATTTAGGAAAACCAACAGGTTCCGCAATGCCTTTAATGTGGGCGCACGCAGAGTATATCAAGCTGCTACGGTCAAATCATGACGATCGGGTGTTTGATTTGATTCCAGAGGTGGCGAATCGCTATTTAGGCGAAAGACAAAAGTGTAAATCATTGGAAATTTGGAAGTTTAACCGTCAAATTGACAAAGTTAAAAAAGGTTATACATTACGAATTCACGCTTTAGCATCTTTCCAGTTGCATTGGTCAGAGGATAATTGGCAAACAGCAAAAGATACGCCTTCTACTGCCACAAAATTAGGAGTGAGTTTTGTAGATATCTCTGTTTTTGATAGCCAAGAACAGCCAATCAGCTTTACCTTTTTCTGGATTGAAAGTAGCAAATGGGAACAGCGAAATTATACGGTTGTAGTTGAGTAG
- a CDS encoding cupin, translated as MQNNQSNKPTIDYWHVWTDRDGISHQSRCQIEDFIEKGIAPDTSPQWLSKLKQSGATITFTVLPVGWVGNWHENPKPQWIVPLSGSWFVETMDGQRVEMGPGEISFGEDQGTKADAQGNKGHLSGTVGDVPAVLIMVQLEQTPTFEQSCRFK; from the coding sequence ATGCAGAATAACCAATCAAACAAACCGACAATTGACTACTGGCACGTCTGGACTGACCGAGATGGTATAAGTCACCAATCCCGTTGCCAGATTGAGGACTTTATCGAGAAAGGCATAGCCCCTGATACCTCACCTCAGTGGCTTTCTAAATTGAAGCAGTCTGGTGCCACAATTACCTTTACTGTGCTACCCGTCGGATGGGTTGGCAACTGGCATGAGAACCCAAAGCCTCAATGGATCGTACCTCTGTCGGGAAGCTGGTTTGTGGAAACTATGGACGGACAGCGAGTAGAAATGGGCCCTGGCGAGATTTCATTTGGAGAAGACCAGGGTACGAAAGCGGACGCGCAAGGTAATAAGGGTCACTTATCTGGAACAGTAGGCGATGTGCCAGCTGTTCTGATAATGGTGCAACTTGAACAAACTCCGACTTTCGAGCAATCTTGTCGATTTAAGTAA
- a CDS encoding VOC family protein: MTLKAVHHIQVTYPLEVEDVMLSFYSKVLGLTEIPRPEIVKNDSGAWYKLGDIELHISIEKNANNQASRRHYCFQVDNLNAFEEHLKGHGVEIIPDQRPIPGCVRFFLRDPGGNRIEIAELVKSTFVQLQTQELLLDISVN; the protein is encoded by the coding sequence ATGACACTCAAAGCAGTTCATCATATTCAGGTAACGTATCCTCTTGAAGTGGAGGATGTAATGCTGTCTTTCTACAGCAAAGTTTTGGGATTGACTGAAATTCCCAGACCTGAAATAGTCAAAAACGATTCAGGAGCGTGGTACAAGTTGGGAGACATTGAACTGCACATTAGTATAGAGAAAAACGCCAATAACCAGGCATCTAGACGACATTATTGTTTCCAAGTTGATAACTTGAACGCCTTTGAGGAACACCTAAAAGGACATGGGGTAGAAATTATTCCCGATCAAAGACCAATTCCAGGATGCGTGCGGTTTTTCCTCCGCGATCCTGGCGGGAATCGAATAGAGATTGCTGAGTTGGTCAAGAGTACTTTTGTACAACTACAAACACAAGAGTTGCTATTAGACATCTCCGTAAATTAG
- a CDS encoding VOC family protein gives MQILKVLTRVYLSPVDLDEAIAFYENLFTEKCWLWFQYSESELELAGVGSILLIAGSPEALSSFKSTHATFLVDSLNDFKEALIQQGAVILAEPNKVPTGVNMRAMHPDGTIIEYVEFG, from the coding sequence ATGCAAATTCTTAAAGTATTAACTAGAGTCTATCTTAGTCCGGTAGACTTGGATGAGGCGATCGCTTTCTATGAAAATCTCTTTACGGAAAAATGTTGGTTGTGGTTTCAATATTCCGAATCTGAGTTGGAACTTGCGGGTGTGGGTTCTATTCTTTTAATTGCTGGTTCGCCGGAAGCACTCTCTTCATTCAAGAGTACACATGCAACATTTCTCGTTGACTCACTCAATGATTTTAAAGAAGCACTTATTCAGCAAGGTGCAGTGATTTTAGCCGAACCTAACAAAGTTCCCACTGGAGTCAATATGCGAGCGATGCATCCTGATGGAACTATTATTGAGTATGTTGAATTTGGATGA
- a CDS encoding class I SAM-dependent DNA methyltransferase: protein MIDRIIQQQIEYYRARANEYDEWFYRKGRYDRGTQINQRWFNEIATLKNTLHQIGMVDDILELASGTGIWTQELLRIGKKITAIDASEEVIAINRSKLNSLSVEYHLIDLFTWQPDTTYDLVFFAFWLSHVPPTLLDSFLTKVYQSVRVGGQVFIIDSCFEPTSTANNHILEDDANIYKTRKLNDGQEFQIVKIFYQPDELKDKLQKAGFQVEVKLTDNYFIYAQGKKVETIRNL from the coding sequence ATGATAGATCGGATTATTCAACAACAGATTGAGTACTATCGTGCTAGAGCCAATGAATATGATGAGTGGTTCTATAGAAAAGGACGCTACGATCGCGGTACCCAGATCAACCAGCGCTGGTTTAATGAAATAGCTACGCTCAAAAATACATTACACCAAATTGGCATGGTGGATGATATTTTAGAGTTAGCATCTGGAACAGGTATCTGGACGCAGGAGCTTTTAAGGATCGGTAAAAAGATTACTGCGATCGATGCTTCTGAAGAAGTGATTGCAATTAATCGCTCGAAGTTAAATTCACTGAGTGTTGAATATCACCTAATTGATTTATTTACTTGGCAACCTGACACAACTTATGATTTGGTATTCTTTGCCTTTTGGCTATCTCATGTGCCGCCAACTTTGCTCGATTCATTTTTGACGAAAGTCTATCAATCTGTTCGCGTTGGTGGACAAGTATTTATCATTGACTCTTGCTTTGAACCAACATCCACAGCTAACAATCATATCCTTGAAGATGACGCAAACATATATAAAACTCGTAAATTAAATGATGGTCAAGAATTTCAGATTGTCAAAATTTTTTATCAGCCTGATGAACTTAAGGATAAGCTACAAAAAGCCGGCTTTCAGGTTGAGGTAAAGTTGACAGATAACTATTTTATTTATGCACAGGGAAAAAAAGTTGAAACAATTCGTAATTTGTAA
- a CDS encoding DUF4330 family protein, whose protein sequence is MPFLDSKNRLFSKFNSLDFRAIQLSLLVIFGILLFIGTSIGVAQVRTAPKQGFTLQLLHTSDQEAGVPALKDAPNFSAVLNALKNQDINRDGKSDYPNTLILSSGDAYIPSPFLFASDTAFGGQGRGDILILNDLGFGAIAFGNHEFDLGTAVVADLIRAKEDYPGTKFPYLSTNLDFSTDKDLARLVTADGQEASKIPNKIARSTIITLNGEKIGIVGATTPTDPKIVAITEALKKVIIAQDGQIFGKTNVFLNGWRGDIRTQETNLGNLTAEANLAIAKGYDPKTVISIKNGGGIRDNIGIYTFPAGSTRSQDVIKLPPQANLLAGKKEKAVYSRGEFYGNGSG, encoded by the coding sequence ATGCCTTTTCTAGATTCAAAAAATAGACTTTTCAGTAAGTTTAATAGCCTAGATTTCAGGGCTATACAGTTAAGTTTGCTAGTTATATTTGGTATATTGCTCTTTATAGGAACTAGTATTGGTGTAGCACAAGTCAGAACAGCACCAAAACAGGGATTTACACTGCAACTTTTACATACTTCCGACCAAGAAGCAGGTGTCCCGGCTCTGAAAGATGCACCAAACTTTTCGGCGGTGTTGAATGCACTAAAAAATCAGGATATAAATCGTGACGGCAAGTCTGATTATCCTAATACATTAATTCTTTCATCTGGAGATGCCTATATTCCCAGTCCTTTCTTATTTGCCAGCGACACAGCTTTTGGTGGACAGGGAAGAGGAGATATCTTAATTTTAAATGATCTTGGCTTTGGTGCGATCGCATTTGGTAATCACGAATTTGACTTGGGTACGGCTGTTGTTGCCGATTTAATCCGCGCTAAAGAAGATTATCCTGGTACAAAATTTCCCTATCTCAGTACAAATCTAGATTTCAGCACTGATAAAGACCTAGCAAGATTAGTTACTGCTGATGGACAAGAGGCAAGTAAAATTCCTAATAAAATTGCCCGTAGCACCATTATTACCCTCAATGGTGAAAAAATTGGTATAGTCGGGGCCACAACTCCCACAGACCCCAAAATTGTTGCCATTACAGAAGCACTTAAAAAAGTGATTATTGCTCAAGATGGTCAGATTTTCGGGAAAACCAACGTCTTTCTCAATGGCTGGCGCGGCGATATCCGCACACAAGAAACCAACTTAGGGAATTTGACAGCTGAAGCTAATTTAGCGATCGCTAAGGGGTACGATCCTAAGACTGTCATTTCCATCAAAAATGGCGGTGGTATCCGTGACAATATCGGTATTTATACCTTTCCCGCAGGTTCAACTCGCTCACAGGATGTTATCAAACTGCCACCCCAAGCAAATCTCCTAGCAGGTAAGAAAGAAAAAGCAGTCTATTCACGAGGTGAATTTTATGGCAATGGTTCTGGATAA
- a CDS encoding SAM-dependent methyltransferase, which translates to MAMVLDKVVPFGRSMDEYIKIFNLTNLDLNKRIIGIGDGPASFNAEMTRHGKSVVSVDPLYQFSGGEILQRFNEVVDNIINQVKATSNDWVWSYHKSPDDLRQNRVKVLQEFLSDYETGKNNNRYTVGELPKLAFKNQEFDIALCSHLLFLYSDHLDYDFHLNSVDEMLRIAKEIRIFPLITLMWKHSQHLDEIVKYYTSRGYKIDIEKVDYELQPGGNKMLKITRNVDKVHNY; encoded by the coding sequence ATGGCAATGGTTCTGGATAAAGTAGTTCCTTTTGGGAGGTCAATGGATGAATATATAAAAATATTTAATTTAACAAATTTAGATTTAAATAAAAGAATTATTGGAATTGGGGACGGGCCAGCAAGCTTTAATGCAGAAATGACACGTCATGGTAAAAGTGTAGTTTCTGTCGATCCACTATACCAATTTTCCGGTGGTGAAATATTGCAAAGATTTAATGAAGTGGTAGATAATATCATTAACCAAGTCAAGGCTACATCAAATGATTGGGTATGGAGCTATCATAAATCTCCAGATGATTTACGACAGAATCGAGTCAAAGTTCTTCAAGAATTTTTGTCTGATTACGAAACTGGTAAAAATAACAACAGATACACAGTGGGTGAATTGCCAAAACTGGCATTTAAAAATCAAGAATTTGACATAGCTCTATGTTCACATTTACTATTTTTATATTCAGATCATCTCGATTACGATTTTCATCTAAATTCTGTAGATGAAATGTTACGCATTGCTAAAGAAATTAGGATATTTCCCCTCATAACTTTAATGTGGAAACATTCACAACATTTAGATGAAATAGTTAAGTATTATACTTCAAGAGGTTACAAGATAGATATTGAAAAGGTTGATTACGAACTTCAGCCTGGTGGAAATAAAATGTTGAAGATAACAAGAAACGTTGATAAAGTTCATAATTATTAA
- a CDS encoding ATP-binding protein, which produces MAKLKISKKISTALINSLGAGVVPRVGVEYIAVGREKELKSLLQNLDDIAEGVAAFRFIIGNYGSGKSFLLQLTRNRAMEQGFVVADADLSSERRLAGSNHEGVATYRELMSHLATKTRPDGGALVSILEGWINKIQQEVVKETGMRPNDDGFDDKVESKIREVVQYIEDLVHGFDFGSVIIAYWRGYRLDDDNLKNAAMRWLRGEFTTKVEAKAALGVRVIIDDDSWYDYIKLFAKFVAEIGYKGLLIIFDEAVHLYQISTTVTREKNYNRLLAMFNDTMQCKAEHLGIVVGGTTKFLEDPKRGLFADQAWQRRTKESRFVAQSGVQEHLGPVIRLNPLSETEILTLLQRLAEIHALNFGYEQTLTNRELKEFVQEIIYRLGAEALLTPGEIVRDFMSVLNILHQNPGIVFGELIHGSKFKPTAMGRDADGDNAAEFSL; this is translated from the coding sequence ATGGCAAAGCTCAAAATCTCGAAAAAAATCTCCACTGCTTTAATCAATTCCCTTGGTGCAGGGGTAGTACCAAGAGTTGGAGTTGAATACATAGCAGTAGGTCGAGAAAAAGAACTAAAAAGCCTATTACAAAATCTCGATGATATTGCAGAAGGCGTAGCAGCATTTCGCTTTATAATTGGTAACTACGGTTCTGGGAAAAGTTTTTTACTGCAACTAACTCGTAACCGCGCTATGGAACAAGGTTTTGTAGTCGCTGATGCTGATTTATCCTCTGAACGTCGATTAGCTGGAAGCAACCATGAAGGTGTAGCCACCTATCGGGAATTAATGAGCCACCTAGCTACAAAAACTCGTCCTGATGGTGGTGCTTTAGTCTCTATTTTAGAAGGATGGATTAATAAAATTCAACAAGAAGTAGTTAAAGAAACTGGAATGCGTCCCAATGACGATGGTTTTGATGACAAAGTTGAATCAAAAATTAGGGAAGTAGTTCAGTATATTGAAGACTTAGTTCATGGTTTTGATTTTGGTAGCGTGATTATCGCTTATTGGCGTGGCTACCGATTGGATGATGATAATTTAAAAAATGCGGCGATGCGCTGGTTGCGTGGAGAATTTACGACTAAAGTTGAGGCCAAAGCAGCTTTAGGAGTGCGCGTCATTATTGATGATGATAGTTGGTATGACTATATCAAACTGTTTGCTAAATTTGTAGCTGAAATTGGTTATAAAGGACTGTTAATTATATTTGATGAAGCCGTACATTTATATCAAATATCTACTACGGTAACGCGGGAAAAAAATTATAATCGACTCCTTGCAATGTTTAACGATACTATGCAATGTAAAGCAGAACATCTTGGCATTGTTGTTGGTGGAACAACCAAATTTTTAGAAGACCCCAAACGAGGACTTTTTGCAGACCAAGCTTGGCAAAGACGCACAAAAGAAAGTCGTTTTGTTGCACAATCTGGCGTTCAGGAACATTTAGGGCCAGTGATTCGGCTAAATCCGTTGAGTGAAACAGAAATATTGACGCTTCTGCAACGTTTAGCTGAGATTCATGCACTCAATTTTGGCTATGAACAAACTTTGACAAATCGTGAGTTAAAGGAGTTCGTACAAGAAATTATTTATCGTTTGGGTGCAGAAGCATTACTTACACCAGGGGAAATTGTGCGAGATTTTATGAGTGTACTGAATATTCTTCACCAAAATCCAGGAATTGTCTTTGGTGAATTAATTCATGGCTCTAAATTTAAACCTACTGCTATGGGTAGGGATGCAGATGGGGATAATGCAGCAGAATTTAGTTTGTGA
- a CDS encoding tellurite resistance TerB C-terminal domain-containing protein, with translation MQSVSISNRFILGIVAFSVSFGLSLVPNWDFNKAFLTGLITAFTIYAAALFVDKRRRNYEMFVLGSLRKRIKEMEGLKARVVREINQIEEHHNLLYAESQQLQNQVTENRNQRDSLHRELRTVAGQKKQLETEINSLQTEINNLHKNQTELNNAFSVLTAEKRRLESNCNVSRAEITQLQSQISELQQDKQEVESNLTLLGRLKPQLEEKLYELRIGIQELEVETNQKNQLLIATKTERDNIQAILNSSQIQLAEHKVELQQLQGQISLLQEERDSLQNQVWELLQQIETFNLEPLADNSQEDETELFPFSEIMETTTVGDSLEVDTSENIPEEWTNFSENLPIYELQVLKAIVEQDNPKAAIKKIAEANITMPNLLIDSINERANDIIGELIINSDSEVPEVYFEYIIYVKKMIAMHESLLAKHASSN, from the coding sequence ATGCAATCAGTAAGTATCAGCAATCGATTTATACTAGGAATAGTTGCCTTTAGTGTGAGTTTTGGACTTAGCCTCGTCCCAAACTGGGATTTTAATAAAGCCTTTCTCACAGGTTTAATTACTGCCTTTACTATCTATGCAGCAGCATTGTTCGTAGATAAGCGACGGAGAAATTATGAAATGTTTGTTTTAGGTTCTCTCCGCAAGCGAATAAAAGAAATGGAGGGATTGAAGGCTCGTGTTGTCAGAGAAATTAATCAAATCGAAGAACATCATAATTTATTATACGCCGAGTCCCAACAACTACAAAATCAAGTAACAGAAAACCGCAACCAAAGAGATAGCTTACATCGAGAATTGAGAACAGTTGCCGGACAAAAAAAACAGTTAGAAACAGAAATCAATAGTCTGCAAACTGAAATCAATAACTTGCATAAAAATCAAACAGAATTAAACAATGCTTTTTCTGTCCTCACAGCAGAAAAGCGCCGTCTAGAGTCAAATTGTAATGTATCCCGTGCTGAAATTACCCAGTTGCAAAGTCAAATTTCTGAACTCCAGCAGGATAAACAAGAAGTTGAAAGCAATCTAACTCTTTTAGGCAGACTCAAACCCCAATTAGAAGAAAAACTATACGAACTGCGAATTGGAATTCAAGAGTTAGAAGTTGAGACAAACCAAAAAAATCAATTGCTGATAGCGACAAAAACCGAAAGAGATAATATTCAAGCCATCCTGAATTCTTCACAAATCCAACTAGCAGAACACAAAGTTGAATTACAGCAGTTGCAAGGCCAAATTTCATTATTACAAGAAGAACGAGATTCATTGCAAAATCAAGTATGGGAATTACTCCAACAAATAGAAACGTTTAATCTAGAACCTTTGGCTGATAATTCCCAAGAAGATGAGACTGAATTGTTTCCTTTTTCTGAAATAATGGAAACTACAACAGTTGGAGACAGTTTGGAAGTTGATACATCAGAAAATATACCTGAAGAATGGACTAATTTTTCAGAAAATCTCCCAATATACGAACTACAAGTATTAAAAGCTATAGTCGAACAAGATAATCCCAAAGCTGCCATTAAAAAAATTGCCGAAGCAAACATAACTATGCCAAATCTCTTAATCGATTCTATAAATGAACGGGCAAATGATATTATTGGGGAATTAATAATTAACTCAGATTCGGAAGTTCCAGAAGTTTACTTTGAGTATATTATCTATGTAAAAAAAATGATTGCCATGCATGAAAGTCTCCTAGCTAAACATGCATCGTCAAACTAA
- a CDS encoding ATP-binding protein, translating into MDNQAMPIASTSSYTKVQYLQRQAASLLLYQSVLQGEVGMAFLELLQAIRYTDSDARSCLQAYGSYFHALAAKNQNWEDYLITQLLFSKNPFTKLAETREFEELPPALLAAVKHDLQILQSLYECSSASLSEWIQNVAHMPISPVVWYKEQELVGVETKFATYLQELDNWGDAVEELAAYYRQCGSGLFAEYRALRWQGGQFIGIRYSDPVKLSALVGYESQRDALLKNTEFLLSGEMALHVLLYGSRGSGKSSLVKSLLNEYSNRSLRLLEVTKSDLKDLPEIVEHLRGVSQKFIIFVDDLSFEEDDDAFKALKVVLEGNLTARPQNVVVYATSNRRHLIREFFVDRPTPKDNEEIHAWDTMQEKLSFSDRFGLTLTFEPADQKTYLKIVQHLAAQAEINITQEDLEFQALQWATRHNGRSGRTARQFVDFLKADLRLFNSNKDTSNTSD; encoded by the coding sequence ATGGATAATCAAGCGATGCCAATAGCAAGTACTTCCTCATATACAAAAGTTCAATATCTCCAGCGTCAAGCGGCCTCACTTTTACTGTACCAATCTGTTCTCCAAGGCGAAGTGGGGATGGCATTTCTAGAACTATTGCAAGCTATACGTTACACTGACTCCGATGCCCGGAGTTGTCTCCAAGCATACGGTAGTTATTTCCACGCTTTAGCGGCCAAAAATCAAAACTGGGAAGACTATTTAATTACTCAACTTCTCTTCTCTAAGAATCCTTTTACAAAGCTGGCTGAAACACGAGAATTTGAAGAATTGCCTCCAGCTTTACTAGCAGCAGTTAAGCATGATTTACAAATATTGCAAAGCCTCTATGAATGTAGCAGCGCTTCTTTGAGTGAGTGGATACAAAATGTAGCTCACATGCCCATTTCGCCAGTAGTGTGGTATAAAGAGCAAGAATTAGTAGGAGTAGAGACAAAGTTCGCTACATATCTACAAGAATTAGATAATTGGGGTGATGCTGTAGAAGAATTAGCGGCTTATTATCGGCAATGTGGCTCTGGTTTATTTGCAGAATATCGCGCTTTACGCTGGCAAGGTGGGCAGTTTATCGGTATCCGGTATTCCGATCCAGTTAAGCTGAGTGCGCTTGTAGGTTACGAATCTCAAAGAGATGCTTTGCTAAAAAATACAGAGTTTTTACTATCAGGAGAGATGGCACTGCACGTATTACTTTACGGTAGTCGTGGTTCTGGCAAATCTTCTTTAGTAAAATCTTTGTTGAATGAATATAGCAATCGCAGCCTCCGCTTGTTGGAAGTGACAAAATCTGATTTAAAAGACTTACCAGAAATTGTGGAACATTTACGAGGTGTGTCACAAAAATTTATTATCTTTGTTGATGACCTTTCCTTTGAAGAAGATGATGATGCCTTCAAAGCGCTCAAGGTAGTTTTAGAAGGTAATTTAACCGCGCGGCCGCAAAATGTAGTTGTGTATGCTACCTCCAATCGCCGCCACTTGATTCGGGAGTTTTTTGTGGATAGACCTACCCCCAAGGATAACGAGGAAATCCATGCTTGGGATACGATGCAGGAGAAACTTTCGTTTAGCGATCGCTTTGGTTTAACCTTGACCTTTGAACCAGCCGACCAGAAAACTTATTTGAAGATTGTACAACATCTAGCTGCACAAGCAGAAATTAATATTACCCAAGAAGATTTGGAATTTCAAGCATTACAATGGGCAACTCGTCACAACGGTCGTTCTGGACGCACAGCCCGGCAGTTTGTTGATTTTTTAAAAGCAGATTTAAGACTCTTTAACTCCAATAAGGACACATCTAACACTTCTGATTAG
- a CDS encoding TMEM14 family protein, with protein sequence MNLSIIAAFTYGILAIAGGIIGYTQARSRVSLLSGSISGLLLILAAYLQLQGQTWGSILAVLVTGVLVVVFAFRLAKTRKFMPAGLMTIFGIVALVVMVNQMVALK encoded by the coding sequence ATGAATTTAAGTATAATTGCTGCTTTCACATACGGCATCTTAGCGATCGCTGGTGGCATTATTGGCTATACTCAGGCTAGAAGTAGGGTTTCACTGTTAAGTGGTAGCATTAGCGGCTTATTACTAATACTTGCCGCCTACCTTCAACTCCAAGGACAAACCTGGGGTTCGATTTTAGCGGTGTTAGTTACTGGTGTTTTAGTGGTAGTCTTTGCATTTCGACTCGCTAAAACACGCAAGTTTATGCCGGCGGGATTAATGACGATTTTCGGTATTGTGGCATTAGTGGTGATGGTGAATCAAATGGTGGCTTTAAAGTAG